A stretch of Aureispira sp. CCB-E DNA encodes these proteins:
- a CDS encoding S46 family peptidase, protein MKNFVLLVALLFTFQSNLFAVEGMWIPSLIDMFHSDMKTYGLKLSPEEIYSTNKSSLKDAIVQFNGGCTAEIVSEEGLLFTNHHCGFSAIQRHSSLENDYLKNGFWAKSKAEELACPWLRVTFVKEIRDVTKEVLEGLTDEIVGAERGKIIMQNIAKLEAAEASDASISAKIKAFNLGNQFYMLITQDYNDIRLVGAPPSAIGKYGGDTDNWVWPRHTGDFAVFRIYADNNNNSAKHDKANVPYKPAHFLPISLKPKKEGDFTMVYGFPGSTDQHFPSEKLSFYMNVERPARIAMRQASLDLIKPAMNGSDEIRIKYASKQARIANAWKKWIGQIGGLKELNALDKKIAWEKTYREKASEKSAWTRYKNVLAELNRIQEENSNYEFARSMFIEYFYVGPEMLRFAHDFNALANNYKELEEKGKVEDEIKRLQGKAKSFFKDYDKNLDEQIFNKLTPMYIDFLNSSEFLPKGFKENWKKNGEKIYAKSMLMNLDQIESMLSKFSEKSCKKLQKDPALMMANELYNHFVSNTNPSYVGFAREEQALMKIYVEGILTMFPEKKTWADANSTMRIAYGKVEGSAPVDGMKYLHYSTMKGIMQKYDPNNPDFQLTDRFLKLYKEGDWGAYEQDGELWVCFTASNHTTGGNSGSPVIDADGNLMGINFDRSWESTMSDFMFDESRCRNIVVDARYVLWVIDKYGEAGHLIKEMKLVK, encoded by the coding sequence ATGAAAAATTTTGTTCTTTTAGTTGCCTTATTATTCACCTTTCAAAGCAACCTCTTTGCCGTAGAAGGCATGTGGATTCCCTCTTTGATTGATATGTTTCATTCTGATATGAAGACGTATGGATTAAAGTTAAGTCCCGAAGAAATTTATTCGACTAATAAATCTAGTTTAAAAGATGCTATCGTACAATTTAACGGTGGCTGTACAGCAGAAATTGTCTCTGAAGAAGGCTTGCTATTTACCAACCACCATTGTGGATTTAGTGCTATTCAACGCCATTCTTCATTAGAAAACGATTATCTAAAGAATGGTTTTTGGGCAAAAAGCAAAGCAGAAGAACTTGCTTGCCCTTGGTTGAGAGTTACCTTTGTCAAAGAAATTAGAGATGTTACGAAAGAAGTACTTGAAGGACTTACAGACGAAATTGTTGGCGCAGAACGTGGCAAAATTATCATGCAAAATATCGCAAAACTAGAAGCTGCGGAAGCATCAGATGCTTCAATTTCTGCTAAGATCAAAGCGTTTAATTTGGGCAATCAGTTCTATATGTTAATCACTCAAGATTACAATGATATTCGCTTGGTAGGTGCTCCTCCTTCTGCTATTGGCAAATATGGTGGCGATACTGACAACTGGGTATGGCCTCGCCATACAGGTGATTTTGCGGTGTTCAGAATTTATGCCGACAACAACAATAACTCTGCAAAACACGACAAAGCAAATGTACCTTACAAACCAGCTCATTTCTTGCCTATTAGCCTAAAACCTAAAAAAGAGGGCGACTTTACTATGGTATATGGGTTTCCTGGTAGCACCGATCAACATTTTCCTTCTGAAAAATTGAGCTTTTATATGAATGTAGAACGTCCTGCAAGAATTGCAATGCGTCAAGCAAGTTTAGATTTGATCAAACCTGCTATGAATGGCAGCGACGAAATTCGCATCAAATACGCTTCTAAACAAGCTCGTATTGCTAATGCTTGGAAAAAATGGATTGGGCAAATTGGTGGGTTGAAAGAACTAAATGCCTTGGATAAAAAGATTGCTTGGGAAAAAACGTATCGTGAAAAAGCTTCTGAAAAATCTGCTTGGACACGCTATAAAAACGTTTTGGCAGAGCTGAACCGTATTCAAGAAGAAAATAGCAATTATGAGTTTGCTCGTTCTATGTTCATAGAGTACTTTTATGTTGGACCTGAAATGCTACGTTTTGCACACGATTTTAATGCCTTAGCCAACAACTACAAAGAACTAGAAGAAAAAGGAAAGGTAGAAGACGAAATCAAGCGTCTACAAGGAAAAGCCAAAAGCTTTTTCAAAGATTATGACAAAAACTTGGACGAACAAATCTTCAATAAGTTGACACCAATGTACATTGACTTTCTAAATAGTAGTGAATTTCTACCCAAAGGATTCAAAGAAAATTGGAAGAAAAATGGGGAAAAAATCTATGCGAAGTCAATGCTCATGAATTTGGATCAAATTGAATCAATGCTTTCCAAATTTTCTGAAAAATCCTGCAAAAAACTGCAAAAAGATCCTGCTCTAATGATGGCAAATGAGTTGTACAATCATTTTGTTAGCAATACCAACCCTTCTTATGTTGGCTTTGCAAGAGAAGAACAGGCTTTGATGAAAATTTATGTCGAAGGAATTTTGACTATGTTCCCTGAGAAAAAAACTTGGGCCGATGCCAACTCTACCATGCGTATTGCTTATGGAAAAGTAGAAGGTTCTGCCCCTGTTGATGGCATGAAATATTTGCATTACTCTACGATGAAGGGAATTATGCAAAAATATGATCCCAATAATCCTGATTTCCAATTGACAGATCGCTTCTTAAAATTATACAAAGAAGGTGATTGGGGTGCCTACGAACAAGATGGTGAACTTTGGGTTTGCTTTACGGCTTCTAATCACACAACGGGTGGCAACTCTGGTAGCCCTGTAATTGATGCTGATGGAAATTTGATGGGTATTAACTTTGATAGAAGTTGGGAAAGTACCATGAGTGACTTTATGTTTGACGAGTCAAGATGTCGTAATATTGTGGTAGATGCTCGGTATGTTCTTTGGGTCATCGACAAATATGGTGAAGCTGGGCATTTGATTAAAGAAATGAAACTGGTTAAATAA
- a CDS encoding GNAT family N-acetyltransferase: MNTTNIHNLTSLWKTAALASETYHTTPLFDYCYIEKSDWPNRLWFHQDLSSQSIQTAKAILTQTPTPLVIPYFDIYKSRSFELLEAAGFELIFEQIAMFLKPTTTFEEKANFYLSPVQNEQQANLWAHLFKQAFGYTIGISSILNNKQHFIYYIAYDNEQAVGTGLTNVTHQTVGVHSIGVPPSMRRKGFAAAIMKNLINRAIQNNRQSITLQASNMGKGLYLKLGFQEQFLIKNYRLKL, encoded by the coding sequence ATGAATACCACAAACATACACAATCTTACTTCCTTATGGAAAACAGCTGCATTAGCTTCTGAGACCTATCATACAACCCCTCTTTTTGATTATTGTTATATAGAAAAATCAGACTGGCCCAACCGCCTTTGGTTTCATCAAGATCTTAGCTCTCAAAGCATCCAAACCGCCAAAGCAATCTTAACACAAACTCCTACCCCCTTAGTAATTCCCTATTTCGACATTTACAAGAGTCGTTCTTTTGAATTGCTAGAAGCAGCAGGCTTTGAATTGATATTTGAGCAAATAGCCATGTTTTTAAAACCAACGACAACATTTGAAGAAAAAGCTAACTTCTACTTGTCTCCTGTTCAAAATGAACAACAAGCTAATCTATGGGCTCATTTATTCAAACAGGCATTTGGTTATACCATTGGCATATCAAGTATTCTTAACAACAAACAACACTTCATCTACTATATTGCCTATGATAATGAGCAAGCTGTTGGAACAGGTTTAACCAATGTTACCCACCAAACAGTAGGTGTTCACTCTATTGGTGTGCCGCCTTCTATGCGTAGAAAAGGTTTTGCAGCTGCAATTATGAAAAATTTAATCAATCGCGCCATACAAAATAACAGACAATCCATCACACTTCAAGCCTCTAATATGGGAAAAGGGCTTTATCTAAAATTAGGATTTCAAGAACAATTTTTGATTAAGAATTATCGACTTAAATTATAG
- a CDS encoding DMT family transporter: MNQYLLSLLALIGGAFLALQGSLNAQLGLLLKNPLLASLIAFCSSTCFAFCLVLLTTKHYPNAIIIREVPIYLWFAGGLFSLIGISLYYYTIPKLGLSTMISFGLCGQLVFAVIAGHFGWFGLPTEPMSLQRLGGLVAMIVGILLINLK; the protein is encoded by the coding sequence ATGAATCAATACTTACTATCTCTACTAGCACTAATTGGAGGCGCATTTTTAGCTCTTCAAGGTTCTTTAAATGCTCAATTGGGTTTACTCTTAAAAAATCCATTGTTAGCATCCTTAATAGCATTTTGTAGCAGTACTTGCTTTGCTTTTTGCTTGGTTTTACTAACAACCAAACATTATCCTAATGCCATAATCATTCGAGAAGTACCCATTTATTTATGGTTTGCAGGTGGTCTATTTAGCCTAATTGGTATTAGCTTGTATTACTACACCATTCCCAAACTAGGGTTATCTACTATGATCTCTTTTGGATTGTGTGGGCAATTGGTTTTTGCTGTTATAGCAGGACATTTTGGCTGGTTTGGGTTACCCACAGAACCTATGTCATTGCAACGATTAGGGGGCTTAGTAGCCATGATAGTAGGCATTTTATTAATTAATCTAAAATAA
- a CDS encoding Crp/Fnr family transcriptional regulator encodes MLEKEKHLAQLKAKIESYAPIKPSTWEALKNIVQFQTIQKGTLLLRHGQIARNLHFIAQGALRAYFTDLEGDFYNKNIFLENDLACSTVSLLQTAPSNFTIEALEDCILINIDYVRYRKLIEEYPDFKDYYIAYIEQQWIIEKEQREVSIVMENATERYLKLLEKHPNIDQRIAQRHLSSHLGITPTQLSRIRKQMNTSKNDTN; translated from the coding sequence ATGTTAGAAAAAGAAAAGCACCTAGCTCAATTAAAAGCTAAAATAGAATCTTACGCCCCAATTAAACCTAGTACTTGGGAAGCATTAAAAAACATTGTTCAGTTCCAAACCATTCAAAAAGGGACTTTGCTGTTGAGACATGGTCAGATTGCTCGCAACTTGCACTTTATCGCCCAAGGTGCCTTGCGTGCCTATTTTACAGATTTAGAGGGTGATTTTTATAATAAGAATATTTTTCTTGAAAATGATTTGGCTTGTTCAACCGTATCTTTGCTTCAAACCGCTCCTTCCAACTTTACCATTGAGGCATTAGAAGACTGTATTTTAATTAATATAGACTATGTGCGCTACCGAAAACTAATTGAAGAATATCCTGACTTTAAAGATTACTATATTGCGTATATAGAACAACAGTGGATTATTGAAAAAGAGCAACGAGAAGTATCTATTGTCATGGAAAACGCAACCGAACGATATTTAAAATTATTGGAGAAACACCCCAACATCGACCAACGAATCGCTCAAAGACACCTATCCTCGCATTTAGGCATCACTCCCACCCAATTGAGTCGAATCCGAAAACAGATGAACACTTCAAAAAATGACACTAATTAG
- a CDS encoding alkaline phosphatase PhoX encodes MKKQNRRSFLQFLGRTGIGLGAGAFLVNLKACTPTEKPQNPETKPSDPRPFPLQDMQHSLEDKLVLTNGLEYDILIKWDDPISEKDKFGFNNDYLAFVPFDKNTPNDGMLWVNHEYFQEIFISGYNDKDKSKKTKELVDIEMYSVGGSLVRIRKNDAGKWEVVHNDPHNRRLTAKTEIPFHWDEPIEGSTSAIGTFANCSGGVTPWGTILTCEENYDMFYGETNRSDPKNPFRDLDGDYYGWSQHYDYPPEHYGWVVEVNPLTGEAKKLVALGRCAHECATVHQTKDGRLVVYSGDDSNDECLYKFISKEPENLKEGTLYVANTAKGEWVSLNYNEQKILQDNFANQTEVLIRLREAAKLVGGTPLNRPEDIEIDPITGHVLVALTNNKPKGDYLGEILKIVETDLEDKTSLTFEASTFLAGGEDTGFACPDNMAFDPKGNLWFTSDISGSSVNTGPYLPFGNNGLFMVPSWGEQKGKVIQVASAPTDAEFTGPFFAPDGETLFLSVQHPGERSKDLENLTSHWPEGGSAQPKPSVVCISGPALSDLMKGAS; translated from the coding sequence ATGAAAAAACAAAATAGAAGAAGTTTTTTACAATTTTTGGGTCGTACAGGAATTGGCTTAGGCGCTGGTGCGTTTTTAGTCAATCTAAAAGCTTGTACACCAACCGAAAAACCTCAAAATCCTGAAACCAAACCATCTGATCCTCGCCCGTTTCCGCTCCAAGATATGCAGCATTCTTTGGAAGATAAATTAGTCCTTACCAATGGCTTGGAATATGATATTTTGATCAAATGGGACGATCCAATTTCTGAGAAAGATAAATTTGGTTTCAACAACGATTATTTGGCTTTTGTTCCCTTTGATAAAAATACCCCCAATGATGGTATGTTGTGGGTTAATCACGAGTATTTTCAAGAGATCTTTATCAGTGGTTACAACGACAAAGATAAAAGCAAAAAAACAAAAGAACTCGTAGATATAGAGATGTATTCTGTTGGAGGTTCTTTGGTACGCATTCGAAAAAATGATGCAGGAAAATGGGAAGTGGTACACAACGATCCACACAATAGACGCCTAACAGCAAAAACAGAAATTCCTTTCCATTGGGACGAGCCTATCGAGGGCAGTACTAGTGCCATTGGTACTTTTGCAAATTGCTCTGGAGGGGTCACGCCTTGGGGAACCATCTTAACTTGCGAAGAGAACTATGATATGTTCTATGGTGAAACCAATCGCTCTGACCCCAAAAACCCCTTCCGAGATTTAGACGGAGATTATTACGGTTGGTCGCAACACTATGACTATCCTCCAGAGCATTATGGATGGGTGGTGGAAGTCAATCCATTGACTGGAGAAGCTAAAAAATTAGTGGCTTTGGGACGTTGTGCGCATGAATGTGCTACCGTTCATCAGACCAAAGATGGTCGCTTGGTTGTTTATTCTGGCGATGATTCAAATGATGAGTGTTTGTATAAATTTATTAGCAAAGAACCTGAAAATCTAAAAGAAGGGACCCTCTATGTCGCCAATACCGCCAAAGGAGAATGGGTCTCTTTGAATTACAACGAACAAAAAATACTTCAAGATAATTTTGCCAATCAGACGGAAGTCTTAATTCGTTTAAGAGAAGCGGCTAAATTGGTCGGTGGCACGCCACTAAATCGACCTGAAGATATAGAAATTGATCCCATCACGGGGCATGTTCTAGTCGCCTTGACTAATAACAAGCCCAAAGGAGATTATTTAGGAGAAATTTTGAAAATTGTTGAGACAGACTTAGAAGACAAAACTTCTCTGACATTTGAAGCTTCTACCTTCTTGGCTGGCGGAGAGGACACTGGTTTTGCATGTCCTGATAACATGGCTTTTGATCCCAAAGGTAATCTTTGGTTTACCTCCGACATTTCAGGTAGTTCTGTGAATACAGGACCTTATCTTCCTTTTGGTAATAATGGCTTGTTTATGGTGCCATCTTGGGGAGAGCAAAAAGGAAAAGTTATCCAAGTTGCCTCTGCTCCTACTGACGCAGAATTTACAGGACCATTTTTTGCACCTGATGGCGAGACGTTGTTTTTGAGTGTTCAACACCCTGGCGAACGTTCCAAAGACTTAGAAAATTTGACGAGTCATTGGCCAGAAGGCGGTTCGGCACAGCCAAAACCTTCAGTCGTTTGTATTTCTGGCCCTGCTCTTAGCGATTTAATGAAAGGGGCATCTTAA
- a CDS encoding HD domain-containing protein, with protein sequence MLKALEQEVQQHVKQLFEQTDTSNLCYHNYAHTIEVVQRIEALSAGLETSDLLLLKIAGWFHDVGYLYGYDEHEDRGMVIAVDYLQNKSVNSAAINLVKACIEATKMSLTPRNQLEKIIKDADIGYGVTERFFQTGTLLRQEWEACLALFYSNKEWELLQYNFLQHVQFYTDVAKKEYEPILQKNIIQQKKFIL encoded by the coding sequence ATGCTAAAAGCATTAGAACAGGAAGTACAACAACATGTCAAACAGTTGTTTGAACAAACAGATACGTCCAATCTTTGTTACCATAATTATGCTCATACTATTGAGGTGGTACAACGGATTGAAGCACTTTCTGCTGGTTTAGAGACTTCTGATTTACTATTGCTAAAAATAGCAGGTTGGTTCCACGATGTAGGATACCTTTATGGTTATGATGAGCACGAAGACAGAGGGATGGTAATTGCCGTAGATTATTTACAAAATAAATCGGTTAATTCTGCTGCTATTAACCTTGTTAAAGCTTGTATAGAAGCTACAAAAATGTCTTTGACACCTAGAAATCAACTAGAAAAAATTATAAAAGATGCCGATATTGGCTACGGGGTAACAGAACGCTTTTTTCAAACAGGAACATTGTTACGCCAAGAATGGGAGGCTTGTTTGGCATTGTTTTATTCCAATAAAGAATGGGAACTTTTACAATACAATTTCCTTCAACACGTTCAGTTTTATACAGACGTTGCAAAAAAAGAGTACGAACCTATATTACAAAAAAATATTATTCAACAAAAAAAATTCATCTTATAG
- the folD gene encoding bifunctional methylenetetrahydrofolate dehydrogenase/methenyltetrahydrofolate cyclohydrolase FolD, producing the protein MELINGKQLAIDIQEEMRVDVEQWSQKGHRLPHLVAILVGDNPASASYVRNKMRSCERTGIKSTLIKEESDITEEALLKIIQQLNEDDEVDGFIVQLPLPKHISEDKITLAIDPSKDVDGFHPTNFGLMAQGMPQYIPATPFGMVTMLERYGIETSGKHCVVLGRSNIVGTPMSILMSRKAKIGNCTVTLTHSRTKDIKEEVQRADIIVAAIGIPNFVTADMVKEGAVILDVGINSVEDSSKKRGYRLVGDVDFDAVAPKCSFITPVPGGVGPMTVTALIMNTLKSYKKHYLNV; encoded by the coding sequence ATGGAATTAATTAACGGCAAACAACTAGCTATTGACATTCAAGAAGAAATGCGTGTAGACGTAGAGCAATGGTCACAAAAAGGACATCGTCTACCTCATTTGGTTGCTATTTTGGTTGGCGACAACCCTGCTAGTGCCAGTTATGTTCGCAACAAAATGCGCTCTTGTGAGCGTACAGGAATCAAGTCTACATTGATCAAAGAAGAGAGTGACATTACAGAAGAAGCTTTGCTAAAAATTATTCAGCAATTAAATGAAGATGATGAAGTAGATGGTTTTATTGTGCAACTGCCACTTCCTAAGCATATTTCTGAGGATAAAATTACGTTGGCAATTGACCCAAGCAAAGATGTGGATGGTTTTCATCCAACCAATTTTGGACTCATGGCACAAGGAATGCCACAATATATTCCAGCAACTCCTTTTGGGATGGTAACCATGCTAGAACGTTATGGAATTGAAACATCAGGCAAACATTGTGTTGTATTAGGGCGCTCTAATATTGTTGGAACCCCCATGAGTATTTTGATGTCTAGAAAAGCAAAAATTGGTAACTGTACCGTTACGCTAACACACAGTCGAACCAAAGATATAAAAGAAGAAGTCCAGCGAGCAGATATTATTGTTGCTGCAATTGGAATTCCTAATTTTGTAACTGCTGATATGGTCAAAGAAGGGGCTGTTATTCTTGATGTTGGTATTAACTCCGTAGAAGATAGTAGCAAAAAACGAGGGTATCGACTGGTTGGTGATGTGGATTTTGATGCCGTTGCCCCCAAGTGTAGTTTTATTACTCCTGTTCCTGGTGGAGTGGGTCCTATGACCGTAACAGCTCTAATTATGAATACTTTAAAATCTTACAAAAAGCATTATTTAAACGTTTAA
- a CDS encoding uridine kinase: MNNKNMQKPFLIGLTGVSGSGKTTFLKRLETSFTKEELCVISQDNYYRPREEQMVDKEGVHNFDLPTSINREEFHRDIVALLEGKTVLREEYTFNNALATPKMLEFPPCPIILIEGIFIYHYKEIKDLMDLKLFLHVKETTALSRRIRRDRIERNYPLDDVLYRYEKHVLPTYERYIKPFEYEADLIINNSTNFDTGLDVVVNYLKGILAERSK; the protein is encoded by the coding sequence ATTAATAATAAAAACATGCAAAAGCCTTTTCTAATTGGCCTAACAGGAGTGAGTGGCTCTGGGAAAACCACTTTTTTAAAACGTTTGGAAACGAGTTTTACCAAAGAAGAACTTTGTGTCATCTCTCAAGATAATTATTACAGACCTAGAGAGGAGCAAATGGTAGACAAGGAAGGAGTGCATAATTTTGATTTGCCAACATCTATTAATCGAGAAGAATTTCATCGTGATATTGTCGCTCTATTAGAAGGAAAAACAGTTTTGCGAGAAGAATATACCTTTAACAATGCTTTGGCAACACCCAAAATGTTAGAATTCCCGCCTTGTCCTATTATTCTAATAGAAGGAATTTTTATTTATCATTATAAAGAAATAAAAGACCTCATGGATTTAAAGCTGTTCTTACACGTCAAAGAAACAACGGCTTTGAGTCGCCGTATTCGACGAGATAGAATTGAACGCAACTATCCTTTGGACGATGTGTTGTATCGTTATGAGAAACATGTATTGCCAACTTACGAGCGATATATCAAGCCTTTTGAATACGAGGCAGATTTGATTATTAATAACAGCACGAATTTTGATACGGGCTTAGATGTTGTGGTAAATTACCTAAAAGGTATCTTGGCAGAGCGATCAAAATAG
- a CDS encoding alpha/beta hydrolase, which produces MLLLLQGVLLLLSFYALGCWVAYWMQETLIFHPTVLTKDYVFHFETDFEELFIEVAPDIRLHALHFKAEASKGIVFYVHGNAGSLHDWGGLSSLYIHLGYDLFMFDYRGFGKSDGKIKNQKQFFNDVQALYDYVKQGWEESKIIVEGFSIGTATAAKIAVENNPRHLILKAPYYSLPHLIKSKHAYLPSLLLKYRFMTIDFLKAVRCPTTIFHGTADELIPVSNAERLFQEVPSVDFVIIPNCLHNDIPYTSLYQEKMQTILV; this is translated from the coding sequence ATGCTATTATTACTACAAGGTGTTTTATTGTTGCTTAGCTTTTATGCTTTGGGCTGCTGGGTAGCATATTGGATGCAAGAAACCTTAATTTTTCACCCTACGGTATTAACAAAGGATTATGTATTTCATTTTGAAACAGACTTTGAGGAACTGTTTATAGAAGTGGCGCCTGATATTCGTCTACATGCCCTACACTTTAAGGCCGAAGCATCTAAGGGAATTGTATTTTATGTGCATGGTAATGCTGGTTCCTTGCATGATTGGGGCGGGTTGTCTAGCTTGTATATTCACTTGGGGTATGATTTGTTTATGTTTGATTATCGAGGTTTTGGAAAGAGCGATGGAAAAATTAAGAATCAAAAGCAGTTTTTTAATGATGTACAGGCTTTGTACGATTATGTAAAACAAGGGTGGGAGGAATCTAAAATTATCGTAGAAGGCTTCTCTATCGGAACGGCAACAGCGGCTAAAATTGCCGTTGAGAATAATCCTAGACATTTGATACTCAAAGCTCCCTATTATTCTTTGCCTCATTTGATCAAATCAAAACATGCTTATTTGCCATCTTTGTTGTTGAAATATCGATTTATGACAATTGATTTCTTAAAAGCAGTACGTTGCCCAACAACCATATTTCATGGAACAGCAGATGAACTCATCCCTGTTTCCAATGCAGAACGTTTGTTTCAAGAGGTGCCTAGCGTTGATTTTGTCATCATTCCCAATTGTTTGCATAATGATATCCCATATACAAGTCTATATCAAGAGAAGATGCAAACTATATTGGTGTAA
- the lptB gene encoding LPS export ABC transporter ATP-binding protein — MQLRAENLMKKYGNRMVVKGVSLQVEQGEIIGLLGPNGAGKTTSFYMTVGFVQPLQGNVFLDDLDITKLPMYKRAKLGIGYLPQESSIFRKLSVEDNISAVLEMTNLSKKEQAEKLEDLIDEFRLHKVRKSNGDTLSGGERRRTEIARSLAVNPKFILLDEPFAGIDPIAVEDIQSIVFKLKQKNIGILITDHSVEQTLSITDRSYIMVDGSIFREGTSEELASDEKVREVYLGQSFTLKRKFELPPRNQD; from the coding sequence ATGCAGCTTAGAGCAGAAAATCTAATGAAAAAATACGGCAACCGAATGGTTGTTAAAGGCGTTTCTTTACAAGTAGAACAAGGAGAAATTATTGGTTTGCTGGGTCCTAATGGTGCTGGCAAAACAACTAGTTTCTATATGACTGTGGGGTTCGTACAACCACTACAAGGCAACGTTTTTTTAGACGATTTGGATATTACCAAACTCCCTATGTACAAACGGGCAAAGCTAGGTATTGGCTACTTGCCCCAAGAATCTTCTATTTTTAGAAAATTATCCGTAGAAGACAATATTTCTGCTGTTCTAGAAATGACCAATTTATCTAAAAAGGAACAAGCCGAAAAATTAGAAGATTTAATTGATGAATTTAGATTGCATAAGGTACGTAAAAGCAACGGAGATACATTGTCAGGAGGAGAACGTAGACGCACTGAAATTGCTCGTTCTTTGGCGGTCAACCCTAAGTTTATTTTGCTTGATGAACCCTTTGCTGGCATCGACCCCATTGCAGTAGAAGATATTCAATCCATTGTTTTTAAACTAAAACAAAAAAATATTGGCATCTTAATCACAGATCATAGCGTTGAACAAACACTATCGATTACCGATCGTTCCTATATTATGGTTGATGGGAGTATCTTTAGAGAAGGTACATCGGAAGAACTAGCCAGTGATGAAAAAGTACGAGAGGTTTATCTTGGGCAGAGTTTTACACTCAAGCGAAAATTTGAATTGCCCCCACGAAACCAAGATTAA
- a CDS encoding alanine dehydrogenase produces the protein MEKRKIDIPQRLTQNMLTPQEECLEIPQKKAKLFIGIPKERSFQENRVALSPAAVKTLVNAGHKIVVEEDAGLEAGFLDFEYSEAGAEIAYSSEQVFKAHVIIKVAPPSLQEIDLCHPGQIIISPIHLPSLSEEYIYRLKKKRVTALAMEYMKDQSGIFPFVHSMSEMAGISAMQTAAELLSKSGNGLGILLGGIPGIPPAKVVVLGAGVVAEVATRVALGYGAEVRVFDNNIRKLMRLQGNLRQKIYTGTFNSPELEVELRDAEVVIGAIHSEIGRTPIIVSDSMVKNMKSGSVIIDVSIDQGGCFATSRMTTHDKPTFIEYDVIHYCVPNIVARIPQTSSKAISNILIPFFLEAGGTQGIEALLHSSPGFRNGVYMYKGCLTNKYLSDFFNVKYTDLNLLLASNL, from the coding sequence ATGGAAAAAAGAAAGATTGATATTCCTCAACGGTTAACGCAAAATATGTTAACGCCACAAGAAGAATGTTTAGAAATTCCTCAAAAAAAAGCAAAGTTGTTTATTGGAATTCCTAAAGAAAGGTCTTTTCAAGAAAATAGAGTTGCCCTATCTCCTGCTGCTGTCAAAACACTAGTCAATGCAGGTCATAAGATAGTGGTCGAAGAAGATGCTGGTTTGGAAGCTGGCTTTTTAGATTTTGAATATTCAGAGGCAGGTGCAGAAATTGCTTACAGCTCTGAACAAGTTTTTAAAGCTCACGTCATTATAAAAGTCGCTCCTCCCTCTCTTCAAGAAATCGATTTGTGTCATCCTGGACAGATTATCATCTCTCCTATTCACTTACCTTCCTTATCCGAAGAATATATCTATCGCCTCAAAAAGAAACGGGTCACAGCTTTGGCGATGGAATATATGAAAGATCAATCTGGTATTTTTCCGTTTGTACATAGTATGTCTGAAATGGCCGGAATTAGTGCCATGCAAACAGCCGCAGAATTGCTTTCTAAAAGTGGAAATGGGCTGGGTATCTTATTGGGGGGCATCCCTGGTATCCCTCCAGCCAAGGTCGTTGTTTTAGGCGCTGGAGTCGTTGCAGAAGTTGCGACAAGAGTAGCTCTAGGTTATGGTGCAGAGGTACGAGTTTTTGATAACAATATTCGAAAACTCATGCGCTTACAAGGCAATTTGAGACAAAAAATATACACTGGCACTTTTAACTCGCCAGAACTAGAAGTTGAATTGAGAGATGCAGAGGTCGTCATTGGAGCCATTCACTCAGAAATTGGTCGAACACCAATTATTGTCAGTGATTCTATGGTTAAAAATATGAAATCGGGCTCTGTTATTATTGATGTTAGTATTGATCAAGGCGGTTGCTTTGCTACTTCCAGAATGACGACTCACGACAAGCCTACCTTCATTGAGTATGATGTTATTCATTACTGTGTTCCTAATATCGTAGCAAGAATCCCACAAACAAGCTCTAAGGCAATTAGTAATATTTTAATTCCTTTCTTTTTAGAAGCTGGAGGTACTCAAGGGATTGAAGCGTTGCTCCATTCTTCCCCTGGCTTTAGAAATGGGGTTTATATGTACAAGGGTTGTTTAACCAACAAGTACTTGAGTGACTTTTTTAATGTCAAATATACAGATTTGAATTTACTATTAGCTTCTAATTTATAA